The Spea bombifrons isolate aSpeBom1 chromosome 4, aSpeBom1.2.pri, whole genome shotgun sequence genome segment tgtgtgtgtgtgtatatatatatatatatatatatatatatatatatatatatatataaaacagaccAATGGCTGTCCCATACTTTTTTCTGACCAGACTTTTATgagaaaattaacatttattttacttggtGGATTCAAGTCAGCTAACTGTACCCTGAGCTCTTTAGTTTGTTTTCCATTGTCAATACTTAAACTATAATTGTTAACACACCAATGCCTTGGTTTGTTTTCCAGAACTCCACCAGTCGCCACCTTGACCACCTTTTTGCTGGTAATAAGTTTTGGGGAAAGGAGATCAGTTATAACTGCCTCTAATCTAATATTTTGGTTTAATTATTTGTCAAAGATCAACATGTTCGCCAAACCTGGAAGCAGAGGAGAGACCAGAAGCTTTAATCAATTATAATTAAATGTCTTCAATTTGATTTCTTAATGATATTACTTATGTTTCCTGGCCAAAGCCTTGAGCTGACCCTTGCTCTGCTTATGACTCCCAAATAGCCGAGACACTGTTTGCACAACGCATCTTCTGATCTGCTAGGTAGTAACATGAATCTAATTTCCAGTGCAGTTTCACAGGGGAAGAGCAAGCTCTAGCCTAAAGCAAGTGTTAGATTTAATAAACTAACatgcaatcacagaggtcacaGCAAAACAATTCGGCTGTACCGAAGCAAATAAAATTGTGATTTTACCGTTGCTAGGTAAAGGTATTAACAACGTGTGTGATTTAATAACATGTTCTAATAAGCTTCCATGCATTACAGCAGAATGATGATTTAGCATGTCATTTATTTCACAATATTGCAGAACACCTTTGGTTTGGAACTGGGAAcatcttcctgttttttttttttacagaataagGGGCAACACAAATCccttaataatgaaaatgtcatTCATGTATTTTGAAAACCTGCTCAAACTGTGtttatggaaaaatataaatccaTCTGGGATTTTTTAATATGTCTTGCTATTTATCGAGGGTTCGGTGGCTCGGCAGGAACACTCGTTTTGAAAGGCTGTGGCTACCttgttaatgttattaatttttaaagctGTGACACTCGGAGATCTTGCAATCAATTCACATGTCGTTTGTTAAAGCTTTAAGCTCCCAATGACGTTGCCTTCAAGAAGGTAGCAGCTAAtgctctataatatatattatatttagcaGTGAAATCCCTCtataagaaaatccaaatgaTTAACAATGTCCTGCATTTTGTCTGCACCCCTGCTGTATTTTTAGcacaataccatttcttttaggGGGATTTGGACATTTCCTCCCTTTTTGTGCGATTAATCAGAAACAGCAATCAAGATGAACCTGAAGAGATGCTGGAGTGAGTGGGGGTTGGAGATAATCCCTGGGCAAGCTGTGCTATTTGCATCCCCAGAGGAGATTGGCATGGGCAGGAGAAACCCTGGACTCCTGCCATCAGCACCACTTTTACTTACCCCCTGTGGATTATTgcctctgttttgtgttttaactcttttataACACATGTTGCAGCCTATGACAAGCTAAACATTTTGAGTAATTTTTTGGCATTTTCCTTCTGGCTGTGCAATGTAAATTTTGTATAGATACTGAGGAATTATGACAAATTAGTTAAGTATATGGACTTCATTATTTGATATAGAACATGGGAAACATGGTTAAAGTCTTCACTTAGGCCCTTTATCTTTAGTTCCCTGTCAATTATTCCACTTCTACTAACTGAATCAGCTTTTTTTTCCCGTTTGAATTCTTCTTAAAATATCCTTTTCCGTCAAGGAATTTAAGATCTAAATCTATTTCgagcaaatgttttatttttgtttcagttGTCTAAGTTGTCAAAATCATTCTACTTAGGTTGTTAGAAGTAGCAAATGTTGTATTATTGACTGTGATTCTCTTGAATTTACAATCACAAAACATTTGAGTGTAACAATATTGAAATTAAGAGATAAGTTTGGTTGTTGCAAAACCTCCATTAGCATCAAATCCATagatagtattttattatttactccGTTGAATGTCAAAGTAAAAATCGTTTTTCGTGAGTCCTTCCATAGAATAATTATGTGATCACCAGGTAAAAGGAGTATTGCATTTTTTGAATTTGTGAATTTATTCAAGTAGTTATCATAACTGATTTTTGTTGTATggttataaatgtatgtatatgtatatgtatatatatgtatatatatatatatatatatatacactgtatgtatatatagagagcgACTGCATCCGCATTGACTTTTCATATGGAGCCCACATGAGTGGTGGATCAAgaagcattttttattataagcattatttatttataagaagcATAATTTAATGTTACTAAGATTTCCACGTATTATCTAGCAGAGTTAAATATACATACCTTCTGATATTGTCAGATTATGCACTCTTGTGCAGGTATATACGCCGTCACATCTGGGTTTTCTAGGTAAATGGgatatagtatgtatgttagGGTTTACTCACTTAAGTGTAACTTGGCAGTTTACCACTCTTACTTCACTATTTGTTATGAAGGGCAAACTGGCAGTTTTCTACAGGGAGAACCAGGTGTgtctagaaaccacagggccctggtgtggaAATTGCCCCAGGGACCTACCAGCTTTGCctctaaacagcttgtgagtgccacttTTGCTTCAAACAGCTCAAAAGTGCCATCTTAGAccctaaacagcttgtatgtgccatctGTCACTGAACAACTTGTCAGTTCCCCTAAAACAGCTTGCTTgtgcaatatttattatttttaattgttttatatagagcaaTCATATTCCATTGCGCTGTACATGGAcagacagaacataacaagtagtacataacataacaaatggacctacagaaacaacagatgaggagggccctgctcaaacaggCTTACAATATTTGTCCCTAAACCTCTTGACTGCCCTAAACAGTCAAGAGgtttgtgccatatttgcccccccccaaaaaaaaatgcatgtgccCCTGCCCACAGCACACACCTGCAGGAGTGGTGTGTCTCTTTTCCTCTGTGCAGACCATGCAGGAAGTaagtgtgatgtcacttcctgcacaCTGGATCAGTCAGATGCAGAGTGCAGAGAGAGAGTTTGAGAGATCATTTAATCAGATGATCTCTGCACTCTCTGTGCCACTAGCTTCAGGTATTACCAGCACCTATCAGCTGTAAAGGGGCAGCCAAGTGGGACAAGGGATCGCCAAGGCCCTCTGGCAATAAGAGCTGAGTCgttcctgtataatgtataattaaatgtgccaggagaaaaaaaaaacttgctttttcgactatatattatacaggaccGGCTGAGATTTTCCTACAGCAGATCATCACTAGTTTAGCTTTTTATAATgtaaaggagctgaaacacaactctatTGTAacctctctctttagtgaatagatctctATTTGTATTTTAGATACAACATTAAATGACACTGCGGTAAAACCAGCTCCACCAACCTCTAACCCCCCGCTCCCCACATACCCCTAGGGCAGTGGCATGGGCACAACACACTGAGTCTAAGCTCCAGAATATAATGTCATTTCCCGGCGCTCAGATATAGCAGTGGAGCAACTGGGTGGGGGACACTGTGGGATGGATATGGGGTGGGGTGATTGGAGGGGTATGGGGACGCAAGTGTTAAGCATAtactgggccccaagatttctgatggtggtCCTGTAGACAGGCATTAAAGTTAACACCAAGCTTtgtggtgttaaaaaaaaaatgtagatgaCATGGACAGAATTCCAGTtatcaaaatgcattgtatttTGTCATAGCTTGGCTCGCAAAAGACTTCATGCAATTTGGTGCCATGGTCTGTAACCTACCTCAGCCTTATGGAACCTGCAAGTAGACATATGTCCTTTGAAGGTTTGATCACAGTTGCTATGGGAATAATGTCATATAACTGTTTTATGGGACATGTTATTTCAGAATCCTAAGGTtaaatggaaaaagaaacattCTACTTCTGACATGTAGTCAAGTCCTGAGGAATTGTCTCTCAATGTCTATCGATAATGCTTGGCACAGGATAAACTTTCATAGAATTTTCATGTTAATGCAAACACAATGTCAATTATGCACCTATGTTCTGGAACTACTGAATCGCTAGACACTTGATCAAACAAAGATTGTTGACCACATCAGGTCACTTAAGCACATAGAAGGGAAATCTTTTGAGTTTTGATCACAGATGGAATGGATGGAAGATTTTGTGGAAGGGTCTTCTACAGGGTAGGTAAAAAGTACAATATTTGGTAATATGCTGGAGATTCTCCTAAAATCATGGCTGAGGGTGAGGGGGTTGAAAGGCTGGGGGATGTTCTACTCCTAGCTCCAGCAGGAGGTGCTGGATGcagttttttaatttaatttgcaaaAGCTAGTATAGTAGAGTATAGACTTGACAGAGCATGCATTGTGAGAATAATGATTTGCATTTTCTATTAATGGGTTGTACAGCTTTCTGGCAGTAACGGGGTTAAAATATTACGTGTATCAACTGAATGAATTAGAAACATTTGGTAGTTACACATGAAGCAATGTTGATATTCATGTAATCCCATTTCCTATAATAATTCCCCACTGCTTGATAAATGGACCTTAAGTTACTCTGTAGCAAGAAGTCATCAGTTATCTGAAGTGTGagtaaaagggttaatgtagcattGCAGTGAAATAATGGAAAGCCATGTTAGGTTGATACATATTGCAATGGGGTTGAGTAACGTTATTTCCTCCCAAGTGGCTGTGCTGCAATAGTTAATGTTTCTGTTAACTAGCAAGTTTGTGGTGTGGGGCAAACTTAATATTATTTGGAAGTCTGTATCGGTAGAGGTCTGGGCTGCAGTGATTTGCAACCTATTGAATAAGGGgagggaaaataaaaagaatcgAATTCTGCTAATGGGTTTTTCTGAAAGAGTTAATAGATCGGCTTGGAGGTTTTTCTGAGAATAGTAAGTTCAGCAGCATACTAGCCACGTGGGGCGTGTGGCTGTCAGAATCCCAGCCACTTATCACCATTGGTGGGGAGGGAGAGCTGTGAACTCCCTTTCTCTCCTGGGGGTGGAGGTATACACGAGACTGAAGCAGTCTGATTCACAATGTGCAGCAAGCGATCTAAAAGAGACTGCCCCGGCTCCACAGAGATGCTCACTCCATCACTTTGCCGTGACCGTGTAACTACATCGGGGAGGATGCTCTTGTGAAGTGTGTTGTGTATGTACCGGAGAGGACACCGATCCAGAAGCCATGGCTAAAATCAGAGTGGCTTATGAGTACTCTGAAGCGGAGGATAAAAGCATCCGACTGGGTCTATTCCTGATCATCTCCGGGGTAGTGTCGCTCTTTATACTGGGCTTCTGTTGGCTTAACCCGGCTCTGCAGGATCTGCAAGGCAAGACAGCCAACTGCACGGTGCTGTCGGTGCAACAGATCGGGGAGACGTTCGAGTGCACTTTCACCTGCGGGAGCGACTGTAAGGGCACCTCTCTGTACCCCTGCCTGCAGATCTATGTGAATAACTCCGAATCCAACTCCAGGGCACTGCTACACCAGGACGAGCAACAGCTCATCAGCAACCCCAAGGTAAAAGCTCAGGAGCTCAATGTGCTCCTTTAAAGAGTTTATTGTTTTTAGTTAACTCTTTCACTGTATAGATGACCTCCCCGGAgtagatatatagagagatcCAGTGGCTCTTGGCTGCTATTTTGCATTTAAGTATTTAGAATGAAGTTCATTCATGGTTGAGCGGAGATCTCCTACATGGTATAGACTATATTCTCATATTATGCTATTCTAAAGAGAACACTGATCAAACTGGAATGACAAACATTGCCCTTTGATGCATTTTGTCCAACAGTCTTCTTAGTAATCTCATCTGTGCTTTCTGGTGTGGTGAAGGGTTAACATGGCATTGCAGTAATCTAAATTGATGGAATAGCATTGTTGCTGGGTTGACACAAGCACAGCACTGAGGTtaagtaacatttaaataatgtatttgcttCTGTATGGCGCTATAATGTCCTGCTCTCCACCACTGGAGAACTGTAAGTTACTTTTGCTGCTGTGCTGCAATGTTggttaaaatgttctttaatgcTAGAATGGGCATTGGTTGTGTCTTCAAAAATCAAGATAAACAGAGCAAAGTATATAGCTTTTTATATTATCTAtggatgatgacatcatagcatGTTTGTGTGGTTGGGATAAAACTGTCATATTATATTAAGTTTGTGCTAAAGTGAAAAGGTTACTTGAGGTGGTTGAAAgaagttaaatacaaaaaaaccttaTTTTACAGAAGCATTCTGCTGATCAGATctcataaaataattaacacCATTGTCACTATTATGAGCTCAGCTCAGTTGCCAAGGGGATCATATTTACTCTATGTTAGGCTCCACTTAAAAAGATACATTGTAAAATTAAATTGTACTTCTAAATATTTATGTTCCATCCATTAATATCCAATGATAAGTATACTTGTGTGTAAAGTTACccactatatgtatatattgtcatCATCAGTATTTCTAATTCTAAATACCTTCTTTTGCATTGGTTTTATTGGTATTTTTTGTAGCTTATCTATAGCAGGAATCATTTAAGAGATTAcatttcttaattattattattttatttattatgtgctTTCTCACCCCCATTATTTCATCATGCAAATTATAGAAGTACTCCTAAATGATTGTGTAAATTCTGGGTACTCTACGTCATTTTGCAGTGTGtaaaaaatggcattttgttAAGTTCTAACGTTTTGACAATCATACTAAACAATTTATTCCATTCATTGATAGCCAGAGGCATATTTACCATAAAAGTCATGCACCACTAAGTACTAATTAAACGTACACAAAAGTGTCACAAACATTGAATATTGCAGAAAACTGTAGCACCgttttgtgcatttttaattaaaaaagcaagGAACATGACACAGAGTCAACACAGGGGAACGTGAATATATTGATGTATCATGTGCAgagaaatatatagaataatgaaaaaaagaaaaggaatataGAAAATGTAAGTACTTCACGTGGCTTGCGGCAACAGTGTTATTCAATGCATTTTTACTGGGTAAATACATTGACCTATACAGACATCAGACTTGATGATTCAATTAAGTACCCAAATATTTTGCATCCACCagatagcatttttttttaaaactttaatatCTATCGCAAAATAGTTCCTTCATCCGAGTTGAGATACTGTAGTCCCTGTCCTGGTGCAAATCTGGTATACTCTACAATGGATGTAAGTAAATTGGTATAACCACAAACCAAAATATACTAATTCCCAAATAATATACACACTGTGAGGCACACATTCTGCTTTTAAAAATCATCCTTTATTTGCCAATTCAATATACACTCTGAACGGAGAACCATattaatacatgttttataCTAGCAATGATTGCACTTTAATCTCAGCCATCACCCAAAACCCTGTAGGAATTGATGAGTTGCTGCTTTCACTGCTGTGCGATCTTTTGCTGGCCTAGTCTGCTTGCTGTAGGTCTGTTTGTCAAACCTTTATACGACTAGGCGCCACTGGTAAGCTTTTATAATATGGTGCAAATAATCGCTTTGATTAGGGGGATTTTCTTTCTAAACTTGGGGACCTTGGGAACCCAGACATTCTCAATTATATTAGGCCATGATGTCATGCTTTTTCTTACCAAGCATTATTGTGTTTCCTCCTCTTTCCCATACCGCCATCGCCCAGTGAAATCCCTTCTCTTATAGCATGCATTGGGCTGTAGCATATTAAAGCATATTTACTAGGGACACTTGTTACTTAATGAGTTAAACTCGTTAGTATGACCTCAATGTATTCTTACAAAGACCTgcaatatgcatatattttaatgaaccTATTCACAAGTAACACATTTGCATATTTGGTGACAACATCAGATGTcaattaagtctttaaagtatTGTAATTTGTGCTCTAGTGTTAAATAACACACTAGCTGAAATCTCAAAATATCACCCGCATTACAGAGAAATTGATATGACATCACTTGTTACTTTCTCTTGTTTCCTGCTACTGTAAGGTAACAACCCATGAAAACTCTAACGCAATTACTCAACACATACGCATATCCTACATGATCAGTTTACCTGATCGTGGTTTGATTTTCTACAGCCACCCAAGGTTGCTCTAAGTATGTCATTTCAAGAGTTAATGTTAAAGTGCAGATGCTTCCCCTTTTCCAGACACCAGACAACATGATTTAATTGTCCCTCTGTGGGATCAGGGCAACAGTGTAAGAAATGTGTGTAACAGTGGAAAATTGTGTTTCTTGATCGGTTTAAACCAATTAGATTTGTTAAGGTAGGTGATGCAGTGGCCTACTATGTAGTAGTAAGTGATCACCTGTATGAGAGTGGCTGATGGTACGGCATCTGTGGCAGGACACTTTGTGCTAGCACACCTAGTACAAGAATATATGCTGCTAGCATACCTTCtacatggccttctttttggGAGATTTTGGTTTCACAGCAATAAAACTTAAATTAGCAGGCTATTACCTTATACACTAAAAGGACACTTTACTGTTTGACAGTCCCatcaaagaagaatgcatgctCTGTGAGTTCTTTAGTATGAATTCTtcaaaaacaaacccaaataaagcacttacctgagACAGAAGTTGCTGCTCTAAAGCTGCCCTCCATCTCCATGGCCTGATTTGTACCCTACTGGCTGCCTGAAGTCACTGAATTAGTGGCAGAAAAGTACTCCTCTGgaactttctttttgttttaaatgatgCACCTGATGTCTAGGGGCGAAAACCTGCTTGCTGCGCCTggaccagccctttgtgaacaatttagGACTGGCCCGGGGGACACACGGTGAGTGGCAACCAGGGCGAACCTCCCCCCTACATAAACCACTGGTCCTGAGCACCTCGATATGGCATCATAACCCAGTGCTCTGCTTTCATTTGGGGTCAGATACAGGTAGATCTATGATATGCTGTAGCCCCAGAGTCTCCATTCCCAGTAGCCCCCTGGCAATGCCCCTGCTGATGACTCATTAGCTCTGCCCAATAGAAATACCACAAGCCACTATCTTAAAAATAATAGTCTCTCTAGCGAATTGGGATGTTGAAAAGTATATATTGGGTATTCctgtacagtggatataaaaagtctacacccCCCCGTta includes the following:
- the KCNMB4 gene encoding calcium-activated potassium channel subunit beta-4, with the translated sequence MAKIRVAYEYSEAEDKSIRLGLFLIISGVVSLFILGFCWLNPALQDLQGKTANCTVLSVQQIGETFECTFTCGSDCKGTSLYPCLQIYVNNSESNSRALLHQDEQQLISNPKCSYIPPCERENQKNSDNVLHWQEYWSNEIGFQPFTCYFNQHRRPEDVLLRRTHDENVLLHCFLWPLVTFMVGVLIVVLTICARSLAVKAEAIQKRKYS